One genomic region from Jilunia laotingensis encodes:
- a CDS encoding sensor histidine kinase produces MQIIDIRRIKVILVITAVIIAVASLYVSHRLVKDLSMEERLRMEVWAEAMRAFSTADENMDLNLVLKVLNANNTIPVIVADTAGNIQTYRNIDIPAKDSVAYLNAELESFKEGGSVIRMDLSSGADYIDVYYKDSLMLMRLSVYPYVQLGVVLIFVLVAIFALLSSKKAEQNKVWVGLSKETAHQLGTPISSLMAWTELLRDEYPSDNLIPCMAEDVARLQMIANRFSKIGSAPEMEKVDLRILLKEVTEYMARRTSDKVKIQTKLPSDSVIILLNSSLFGWVIENLCKNAIDAMNGVGQIIITVTDSTNRWYIDVEDTGKGIIKSKHQTIFTPGYTTKKRGWGLGLSLARRIVEEYHSGRIYVKQSELNKGTVFRIELKK; encoded by the coding sequence ATGCAAATTATTGATATCCGGCGTATTAAAGTTATATTAGTTATAACAGCTGTAATCATAGCTGTAGCTTCTTTATATGTTTCTCATCGTTTAGTGAAGGATCTTTCTATGGAAGAAAGATTAAGAATGGAAGTCTGGGCGGAAGCAATGCGAGCTTTTAGTACTGCAGACGAGAATATGGATTTAAATCTTGTGTTGAAAGTTTTGAATGCCAATAACACTATTCCAGTAATTGTAGCGGATACAGCGGGAAATATTCAGACTTATCGTAATATTGATATTCCTGCTAAAGATTCGGTAGCATATCTAAATGCCGAATTGGAGTCTTTTAAAGAAGGGGGTAGTGTGATACGAATGGACCTTTCTTCCGGAGCTGACTATATTGATGTTTATTATAAAGATTCCTTAATGTTGATGCGGCTTTCGGTTTATCCTTATGTACAGTTGGGAGTTGTTTTGATTTTTGTTTTGGTTGCAATATTTGCCTTACTTAGTTCGAAGAAAGCGGAACAAAATAAAGTATGGGTCGGTTTGTCTAAAGAAACTGCCCATCAGTTAGGTACTCCTATATCTTCGCTCATGGCATGGACGGAATTATTGAGAGATGAATATCCGTCGGATAATTTAATTCCGTGTATGGCAGAGGATGTGGCGCGTTTGCAAATGATTGCTAACCGATTTTCAAAAATTGGGTCTGCTCCCGAGATGGAAAAAGTCGATTTAAGAATATTATTAAAAGAAGTGACTGAGTACATGGCCCGCCGAACATCGGATAAGGTAAAGATACAAACTAAATTGCCTAGTGATTCAGTGATTATTCTTTTAAACTCTTCACTCTTTGGATGGGTGATAGAGAATTTATGTAAAAACGCTATCGATGCAATGAATGGAGTAGGACAGATTATTATTACTGTCACAGACTCTACTAATCGTTGGTATATTGATGTAGAGGATACAGGAAAAGGAATAATAAAGAGTAAACACCAAACAATTTTCACTCCTGGCTATACGACTAAGAAAAGAGGTTGGGGACTTGGGCTTTCATTGGCGCGCAGAATTGTTGAGGAGTATCATTCAGGACGCATATATGTGAAACAATCAGAATTAAATAAAGGTACAGTATTTAGAATAGAACTTAAAAAGTAA
- a CDS encoding YceD family protein, with product MGKFDKYKIDLKGMQADSTKYEFVLDNLYFSHIDGPEVQKGKVNVELTVKKTSRAFELSFQTDGVVWVPCDRCLDEMELPVTSSDKLMVKFGHEYAEEGDNLIVIPEEEGEINVAWFMYEFIALAIPMKHVHAPGKCNKTMTGKLSKHLRNNADEESDDAFESVGGGDDIVVEEAEEQIDPRWNELKKILDNN from the coding sequence TTGGGAAAGTTTGATAAATATAAAATTGATTTGAAAGGCATGCAGGCAGATTCTACTAAGTATGAATTTGTTCTTGATAACCTTTATTTCTCTCACATTGATGGTCCTGAGGTTCAGAAGGGTAAGGTTAATGTGGAGTTGACTGTCAAAAAGACATCGCGTGCTTTTGAATTAAGTTTTCAGACCGATGGTGTCGTATGGGTTCCATGCGACCGTTGTCTGGATGAGATGGAGTTGCCTGTTACTTCTTCTGATAAGTTGATGGTTAAGTTTGGTCATGAATATGCAGAGGAAGGGGATAACTTAATTGTGATCCCTGAAGAAGAAGGAGAGATCAATGTCGCATGGTTTATGTATGAATTTATAGCTTTGGCTATTCCGATGAAGCATGTCCACGCACCCGGTAAGTGTAATAAAACTATGACCGGTAAATTGAGCAAGCACCTTAGAAACAATGCGGATGAAGAAAGTGATGATGCATTCGAATCTGTAGGTGGTGGCGATGATATCGTTGTAGAAGAAGCCGAGGAACAGATCGATCCCCGCTGGAATGAATTAAAAAAAATATTAGATAATAATTAA
- the rpmF gene encoding 50S ribosomal protein L32 — MAHPKRRQSKTRTAKRRTHDKAVAPTLAICPNCGEWHVYHTVCGACGYYRGKLAIVKEAAV; from the coding sequence ATGGCACATCCTAAGAGAAGACAATCGAAAACAAGAACTGCAAAGAGAAGAACTCATGATAAGGCAGTAGCACCTACTTTGGCTATATGTCCTAACTGTGGCGAATGGCATGTTTATCATACTGTATGCGGTGCTTGCGGTTATTACAGAGGTAAACTCGCTATCGTAAAAGAGGCAGCTGTATAA
- a CDS encoding beta-ketoacyl-ACP synthase III: MEKINAVITGVGGYVPNYVLTNDEISKMVDTNDEWIMTRIGVRERRILNEEGLGTSYMARKACKQLMQKTGSNPDDIDLVVVATTTPDYHFPSTASILCDKLGLKNAFAFDLQAACSGFLFLMETAANFIRSGRYKKIIIVGADKMSSMVDYTERATCPIFGDGAAAFMLEPTTEDVGIMDALLRTDGKGLPFLHMKAGGSVCPPSYFTVDNHMHFIYQEGRTVFKYAVSNMSDSCAAIAERNGLNKDNINWIVPHQANMRIIDAVAHRLELPLDKVLINIDRYGNTSAGTLPLCIWDFEDKLKKGDNLIFTAFGAGFTWGAVYVKWGYDSQKK; this comes from the coding sequence ATGGAAAAAATAAATGCAGTAATCACAGGAGTCGGTGGATATGTACCTAATTATGTCTTGACTAATGACGAGATATCAAAGATGGTAGATACGAATGATGAATGGATTATGACTCGTATCGGGGTAAGAGAAAGAAGAATTCTGAATGAAGAAGGATTGGGTACTTCGTATATGGCTCGTAAAGCCTGCAAGCAATTAATGCAGAAAACCGGTTCTAATCCTGACGACATTGATCTGGTCGTTGTTGCAACTACTACTCCTGATTATCACTTCCCCTCCACTGCTTCTATCCTTTGTGACAAACTCGGACTAAAAAACGCCTTCGCTTTTGATCTACAGGCGGCTTGTAGTGGTTTTCTATTTCTAATGGAAACGGCTGCTAATTTCATTCGTTCGGGCAGATACAAAAAGATTATCATTGTGGGTGCAGACAAAATGTCATCGATGGTAGACTATACTGAACGTGCTACATGTCCTATTTTTGGTGACGGTGCAGCTGCTTTTATGTTAGAGCCGACAACGGAAGACGTAGGTATCATGGATGCTTTATTGAGAACAGATGGTAAAGGTCTGCCATTCCTTCATATGAAAGCGGGTGGCTCAGTTTGTCCTCCTTCTTATTTTACCGTTGATAATCATATGCACTTTATCTACCAAGAAGGTAGAACAGTATTTAAATATGCTGTGTCCAACATGTCTGATAGTTGTGCTGCAATTGCAGAACGGAATGGTTTAAATAAAGATAATATTAATTGGATCGTTCCACATCAGGCAAATATGCGTATTATTGATGCGGTAGCTCATCGTTTAGAGCTTCCGTTAGATAAGGTTTTAATCAATATCGACAGATACGGTAATACCAGTGCTGGAACTTTGCCATTGTGTATCTGGGATTTTGAGGATAAACTTAAGAAAGGCGATAACCTGATTTTTACAGCATTTGGTGCAGGGTTTACCTGGGGAGCCGTTTATGTGAAGTGGGGTTATGATTCACAGAAGAAATAG
- the era gene encoding GTPase Era produces the protein MHKAGFVNIVGNPNVGKSTLMNVLVGEKVSIATFKAQTTRHRIMGIYNTDDMQIVFSDTPGVLKPNYKLQESMLNFSTSALTDADILLYVTDVIETPDKNSEFIEKVRKMTVPVLLLINKIDLTDQEKLIKLVEEWKELLPQAEIIPISAATKFNVDYVMKRVKELLPDSPPYFGKDQWTDKPARFFVNEILREKILLYYDKEIPYSVEVAVEEFKEEENKIFIRAIIYVERDSQKGIIIGKQGKALKKVATEARRDLERFFGKTVFLETYVKVDKDWRSSDKELRNFGYQLD, from the coding sequence ATGCATAAAGCAGGTTTTGTAAATATAGTAGGTAATCCGAATGTCGGGAAATCGACATTGATGAATGTGTTGGTGGGTGAAAAGGTATCAATTGCCACTTTTAAAGCGCAAACCACCCGTCATCGTATTATGGGAATTTATAATACAGATGACATGCAAATAGTTTTTTCCGATACTCCGGGTGTCTTAAAGCCAAATTATAAGCTGCAGGAGTCGATGCTGAATTTTTCTACTTCAGCACTGACAGATGCAGATATTCTGTTGTATGTAACAGATGTAATAGAAACTCCTGATAAAAACAGTGAGTTTATTGAGAAAGTGCGTAAGATGACTGTTCCGGTACTTCTACTTATAAATAAAATAGATCTTACTGATCAGGAAAAGCTAATCAAGTTGGTAGAAGAATGGAAAGAATTGCTTCCCCAGGCTGAGATTATTCCGATTTCGGCAGCTACGAAGTTCAATGTGGATTATGTGATGAAGAGAGTTAAAGAGTTGCTTCCTGATTCACCACCTTATTTTGGTAAAGATCAATGGACGGACAAACCGGCACGTTTCTTTGTAAACGAAATTCTCAGAGAGAAGATTCTGCTGTATTATGATAAGGAGATTCCTTATTCTGTGGAAGTTGCTGTGGAGGAATTCAAAGAGGAAGAAAATAAGATATTTATACGTGCCATAATTTATGTGGAACGTGACTCTCAAAAAGGAATTATCATTGGCAAGCAGGGAAAAGCTTTGAAAAAAGTGGCTACAGAGGCTCGCCGTGATCTTGAACGTTTCTTCGGAAAGACTGTTTTTTTGGAAACATATGTAAAGGTAGACAAAGATTGGCGCAGTTCAGACAAGGAGTTGCGTAACTTTGGTTATCAGTTAGATTAG
- the der gene encoding ribosome biogenesis GTPase Der, with protein MGNLVAIVGRPNVGKSTLFNRLTKTRQAIVNDEAGTTRDRQYGKSEWLGREFSVVDTGGWVVNSDDIFEEEIRKQVLMAVDEADVILFVVDVMNGVTDLDMQVATILRRSKSPVIIVANKTDNHELRYNSAEFYKLGLGDPYCISAVSGSGTGDLMDVIVSKFKKESDEILDEDIPRFAVVGRPNAGKSSIVNAFIGEDRNIVTEIAGTTRDSIYTRYNKFGFDFYLVDTAGIRKKNKVNEDLEYYSVVRSIRAIEGSDVCILMVDATRGIESQDLNIFSLIQKNQKGLVVVVNKWDLVEEKSDKVMKTFAEAIRSRFAPFVDFPIIFASALTKQRILKVLEAAREVYENRTVKIPTARLNEEMLPLIEAYPPPAIKGKYIKIKYITQLPNTKVPSFVFFANLPQYVKEPYKRFLENKMREKWDLTGTPINVYIRQK; from the coding sequence ATGGGAAATTTAGTTGCAATTGTAGGTCGGCCCAATGTGGGAAAGTCGACTTTATTCAACCGCTTGACAAAGACTCGTCAGGCTATTGTGAATGATGAAGCGGGAACTACCCGTGATAGACAGTATGGCAAGTCGGAATGGCTGGGCCGTGAATTCTCTGTAGTTGATACAGGTGGCTGGGTTGTCAATTCTGACGATATATTTGAAGAAGAAATCCGTAAACAGGTATTGATGGCTGTGGATGAAGCCGATGTTATTCTGTTTGTAGTGGATGTAATGAATGGTGTAACCGATTTGGATATGCAAGTTGCTACTATATTGCGCCGATCAAAGAGTCCTGTGATCATAGTAGCAAATAAGACCGATAACCATGAGTTACGGTATAATTCAGCAGAGTTTTATAAATTAGGTTTAGGCGATCCATATTGCATTTCGGCTGTAAGCGGTAGTGGCACTGGGGATCTGATGGATGTGATTGTCAGCAAGTTCAAGAAGGAATCTGATGAGATTCTGGATGAAGATATTCCTCGTTTCGCTGTGGTAGGGCGTCCTAATGCCGGGAAGTCATCTATTGTCAATGCCTTCATCGGTGAAGACCGTAATATTGTGACTGAAATAGCCGGGACTACTCGTGATTCAATCTACACTCGTTATAATAAGTTCGGTTTTGATTTTTATTTAGTCGATACGGCAGGTATCCGTAAGAAAAACAAGGTAAACGAGGATTTGGAATATTACTCTGTGGTTCGCTCCATCCGTGCCATAGAAGGATCGGATGTTTGTATACTGATGGTAGATGCTACCCGTGGGATTGAAAGCCAGGATCTTAATATCTTTTCATTGATCCAAAAGAATCAGAAGGGACTTGTAGTTGTTGTTAATAAGTGGGATTTGGTAGAAGAGAAGTCGGATAAAGTGATGAAGACTTTTGCCGAAGCTATACGTTCCCGTTTTGCTCCTTTTGTCGATTTCCCGATTATTTTCGCTTCAGCATTAACCAAACAACGTATTCTTAAAGTGCTGGAAGCAGCACGTGAAGTATACGAAAATCGTACTGTTAAGATACCGACAGCTCGCCTGAACGAAGAAATGCTTCCTTTGATCGAAGCTTATCCCCCACCTGCCATCAAAGGAAAATATATTAAGATTAAGTATATCACCCAGTTGCCTAACACTAAGGTGCCTTCTTTCGTCTTTTTTGCAAATTTGCCACAATACGTGAAAGAGCCGTACAAACGTTTCTTAGAAAACAAGATGCGAGAGAAGTGGGATTTGACCGGAACACCCATCAATGTTTATATTCGTCAGAAGTAA
- a CDS encoding response regulator, with product MKEKAEILIVDDHALILEGLCKVLGRIPEVVVANAVTTGREAIALIEERDYDIYIIDISIPDVSGFELIDMIREINEDARIIVNTMHDEIWYINRLVRQGVNAVTLKISDTIEIEKAIKSVLQGKAYTCPRFESIRQKLNHASCDIHPKDVPTRRELEVLQAVSEGLSTAEIGLRLDITENTVETFRRRLIQKFDAKNAIDLVVKAMAQGWIKVG from the coding sequence ATGAAAGAAAAAGCGGAGATTCTAATCGTAGATGATCATGCATTGATACTTGAGGGATTGTGCAAAGTTCTTGGTAGGATACCGGAGGTAGTTGTGGCAAATGCCGTAACTACTGGGCGAGAAGCCATAGCACTGATCGAAGAGCGTGACTATGATATCTATATTATCGACATAAGCATTCCTGATGTGTCCGGATTCGAATTAATCGATATGATTCGGGAAATAAATGAAGATGCACGCATTATTGTAAATACGATGCATGACGAGATATGGTATATCAACAGGCTGGTTCGCCAGGGAGTAAATGCGGTGACATTGAAAATTTCGGATACTATTGAAATAGAAAAGGCAATAAAAAGTGTCTTGCAAGGTAAAGCGTATACATGTCCGCGTTTTGAGAGTATCCGTCAGAAGTTGAATCATGCTTCTTGTGATATACATCCCAAAGATGTACCGACGAGGCGAGAGCTTGAAGTGTTGCAAGCCGTCTCTGAAGGGCTTTCAACTGCCGAGATAGGATTGCGGTTGGATATTACGGAAAATACTGTTGAGACATTTCGTCGTCGGTTGATTCAGAAATTCGATGCAAAGAATGCAATCGACCTGGTTGTGAAAGCTATGGCACAAGGTTGGATAAAAGTCGGATAA
- a CDS encoding tetratricopeptide repeat protein — protein sequence MSKCTVVWVYIFLTVYICMACHSGTGKDSNKCRQPEEEFKALKTEISEKKYPEAMAAIKQFISRLPADDMANDSLQHYCRIYIDAFFNITDATKTYAKGIEYIDSLHEQPFLRTYCHQQLTVTKAHLFQLLGDKQNAVSTAEKYLALPPETDNGLRIQNLEMASCVYYYCSDQIGKAISLLEQAAILHQQGAEFKNMGRVFSRLSSYYRQQGQYEKAVSMNQEAISSFDDSQSPINVMVAYGEQADIYAELGLYEQALSHNAQAVRYSLQMDSLGLGDVFRNRAAIFKQMENRDSLFYYLQLAKSISALQGKFKGIFISNIELLNAYTDYPDSIAKALQLAEEVCRDTAGIPLWAKSQLKLYNGKAFIADGKLAEGVRLVKAAAEDFEKSGWKENEIIAHTLLMDAYRKQGMNEQFAYYYEKTKPVLDSLASMDVKRAVIGNNIRYETERKEQENNLLTAKVELQQQASFYQISLIVLLLLLLVSSIAYMLIRHKASRLLVEKKEREIEIQKKEMELNQHEIERLINRQQELNLRNEQLSQEIEKALADNNLEPIRTLTAQSIISREDEEQFKHSFAVLHPNYIPVLREKFPQLTRSEELLSMLISMNHTSAEIALFIGINPQSVNIARSRLRKKLNLQKGESLEEHFKALL from the coding sequence ATGTCGAAATGTACTGTTGTATGGGTTTACATTTTCCTGACGGTATACATATGCATGGCATGTCACTCCGGAACAGGAAAAGATTCAAATAAATGCCGACAACCGGAAGAAGAATTCAAAGCGTTGAAAACAGAAATCAGCGAGAAAAAATATCCTGAAGCGATGGCTGCAATCAAACAATTCATATCGAGGCTTCCAGCCGATGACATGGCAAATGATTCACTGCAGCACTACTGTCGTATCTATATAGATGCCTTCTTTAACATAACAGATGCAACCAAGACATATGCCAAAGGAATAGAATATATAGACAGCCTTCACGAGCAACCTTTCCTTCGTACCTACTGCCACCAGCAACTAACAGTGACCAAAGCGCATCTTTTCCAGCTTCTCGGAGACAAGCAGAATGCCGTCAGCACAGCAGAGAAGTATTTGGCGCTTCCTCCCGAAACAGACAATGGACTAAGGATTCAGAATCTTGAAATGGCAAGTTGTGTATATTATTATTGCTCGGATCAAATCGGCAAAGCGATCAGCTTGCTTGAACAAGCCGCAATCCTCCACCAGCAAGGGGCTGAGTTCAAAAATATGGGAAGGGTATTCTCAAGGCTGAGTTCTTACTATCGGCAACAAGGACAATACGAAAAAGCAGTTTCCATGAATCAAGAAGCGATAAGCAGTTTTGATGATTCCCAATCACCCATCAATGTGATGGTAGCTTACGGAGAACAAGCGGACATCTACGCGGAACTGGGACTCTATGAACAAGCACTCAGCCACAACGCACAAGCCGTAAGATACTCACTACAGATGGATAGCCTCGGGCTAGGCGACGTCTTTCGCAATCGGGCCGCCATTTTTAAGCAAATGGAAAATCGGGACTCTCTATTTTATTACCTACAACTGGCAAAAAGCATCTCTGCCTTACAAGGAAAATTCAAGGGAATATTCATAAGCAATATCGAATTATTGAATGCTTATACCGACTACCCCGACTCCATTGCCAAGGCTTTGCAATTGGCAGAAGAAGTTTGTAGAGATACGGCAGGCATCCCTCTTTGGGCCAAATCACAATTGAAATTGTATAATGGGAAAGCTTTCATTGCTGACGGAAAATTGGCGGAAGGAGTAAGATTGGTAAAGGCAGCAGCAGAAGATTTTGAGAAATCAGGGTGGAAGGAAAATGAAATCATAGCCCATACGCTGTTGATGGACGCTTATCGAAAGCAAGGGATGAACGAGCAATTTGCTTATTATTATGAAAAGACAAAACCTGTTTTGGATTCATTAGCAAGCATGGACGTAAAACGGGCGGTGATCGGAAATAATATACGGTATGAAACGGAACGAAAAGAACAAGAGAACAATTTACTGACAGCCAAGGTGGAGTTGCAGCAACAAGCATCGTTTTATCAGATTTCGTTGATTGTACTCCTCTTGTTACTTTTAGTTTCGAGTATAGCATATATGCTGATCCGCCATAAGGCCTCCCGACTCTTAGTGGAAAAGAAGGAGCGGGAAATCGAAATCCAAAAGAAGGAAATGGAACTAAACCAACACGAAATCGAACGTCTCATTAACCGTCAACAGGAGTTAAATCTGCGCAACGAACAACTATCGCAGGAGATAGAGAAGGCATTAGCCGACAATAACCTCGAACCGATACGCACGTTGACGGCACAAAGCATCATCAGCCGGGAAGACGAAGAACAGTTCAAGCACTCTTTCGCAGTACTGCATCCCAATTATATCCCGGTGCTTCGTGAAAAGTTTCCGCAACTAACCCGGAGTGAAGAGCTACTTTCAATGTTAATCAGCATGAATCATACCTCGGCAGAGATCGCCTTATTTATCGGAATCAACCCACAAAGTGTAAACATAGCCCGATCACGTCTGCGCAAAAAACTGAACCTGCAAAAAGGGGAATCACTGGAAGAGCATTTCAAAGCTCTGTTATAG
- a CDS encoding ABC transporter ATP-binding protein, with protein MIEVKGLYKSFEDKTVLNDINATFENGKTNLIIGQSGSGKTVLMKCIVGLLTPEKGEILYDHRNLLAMGKKEKKMLRREMGMIFQSAALFDSMSVLDNVMFPLNMFSNDTLRDRTKRAMFCLDRVNLGEAKDKFPGEISGGMQKRVAIARAIALNPQYLFCDEPNSGLDPKTSLVIDDLIHDITVEYNMTTIINTHDMNSVLGIGDEIIYIYQGHKEWEGTKNDIFTSTNKRLNDFIFASDLLRKVKEEELREKAEGKREN; from the coding sequence ATGATTGAAGTAAAAGGACTCTATAAATCATTTGAAGATAAAACAGTATTGAACGATATAAATGCTACCTTCGAAAACGGGAAGACAAACCTGATTATCGGTCAAAGCGGTTCCGGAAAAACTGTACTTATGAAATGTATCGTAGGCTTGCTGACACCTGAAAAAGGAGAAATACTGTATGACCACCGCAATTTGCTGGCGATGGGAAAAAAGGAGAAAAAGATGTTGCGCCGGGAGATGGGAATGATTTTCCAAAGCGCTGCCCTTTTCGACTCCATGTCCGTACTCGACAATGTGATGTTCCCATTGAACATGTTTAGTAACGACACGTTGCGGGATCGTACAAAGAGAGCCATGTTCTGTTTGGATCGTGTCAACTTGGGAGAAGCCAAAGATAAATTCCCCGGTGAAATCAGTGGAGGTATGCAGAAACGTGTGGCTATCGCACGCGCCATTGCCTTGAACCCACAATACCTCTTCTGTGACGAGCCGAACTCCGGACTGGACCCAAAAACTTCTTTAGTCATCGACGATCTGATCCATGACATTACGGTAGAGTATAATATGACTACCATCATCAATACTCACGACATGAATTCGGTATTGGGCATCGGTGATGAAATCATTTACATTTATCAAGGGCATAAAGAATGGGAAGGAACCAAAAACGATATCTTCACTTCAACAAATAAACGCTTGAACGACTTCATCTTCGCATCGGATCTACTGCGCAAGGTCAAAGAGGAGGAATTGAGAGAGAAGGCAGAAGGAAAAAGGGAGAATTAA
- a CDS encoding MlaE family ABC transporter permease produces the protein MIKALRTVGAYMILMGRTFARPERIRMFFRQYLKEIEQLGVNSIGIVLLISFFIGAVITIQIKLNIESPWMPRWTVGYVTREIMLLEFSSSIMCLILAGKVGSNIASELGTMRVTQQIDALEIMGVNSANYLILPKVAAMVTTIPILVTFSIFAGIIGAFATCWFGGIMTATDLEYGLQYMFVEWFVWCGIIKSLFFAFIIASVASYFGYTVEGGSIEVGKASTDAVVSSSVLILFSDLILTKLLMG, from the coding sequence ATGATCAAAGCATTAAGGACTGTCGGAGCATACATGATACTTATGGGGCGTACATTTGCACGACCAGAGCGGATACGTATGTTTTTCCGTCAATATCTCAAAGAGATAGAGCAACTGGGAGTCAACTCCATCGGGATCGTATTGTTGATTTCATTTTTTATCGGTGCAGTAATTACGATTCAAATAAAACTGAACATCGAAAGTCCGTGGATGCCTCGCTGGACAGTCGGCTACGTCACCCGCGAAATCATGTTGCTGGAATTTTCTTCCTCCATCATGTGTCTGATTCTGGCAGGTAAAGTAGGTTCAAACATCGCATCCGAATTGGGGACAATGCGTGTGACGCAACAGATCGATGCGCTGGAAATCATGGGAGTGAATTCGGCCAATTATCTGATACTCCCGAAGGTGGCAGCCATGGTGACAACCATTCCGATCCTGGTAACATTCAGTATATTTGCAGGAATCATCGGTGCTTTTGCCACTTGCTGGTTTGGAGGCATCATGACTGCAACGGATTTGGAGTACGGACTACAATATATGTTCGTTGAATGGTTTGTCTGGTGCGGAATCATCAAATCGCTATTCTTTGCCTTCATCATCGCCAGTGTAGCATCTTATTTCGGCTATACGGTAGAAGGCGGCTCGATAGAAGTAGGCAAGGCTTCGACAGATGCGGTGGTTTCCAGCAGCGTGCTTATTTTGTTTTCCGATTTGATATTAACTAAACTCTTGATGGGATGA
- the lptB gene encoding LPS export ABC transporter ATP-binding protein, with protein sequence MEESKMVLRTEDLVKKYGKRTVVSHVSIDVKQGEIVGLLGPNGAGKTTSFYMTVGLITPNEGRIFLDDLEITKYPVYKRAQTGIGYLAQEASVFRQMSVEDNIASVLEMTNKSKEYQKDKLESLIAEFRLQKVRKNKGNQLSGGERRRTEIARCLAIDPKFIMLDEPFAGVDPIAVEDIQQIVWKLKDKNIGILITDHNVQETLSITDRAYLLFEGKILFQGTPEELAENKIVREKYLSNSFVLRRKDFQMVKD encoded by the coding sequence ATGGAAGAAAGCAAAATGGTGCTTCGTACGGAAGATTTGGTGAAGAAGTACGGTAAACGAACGGTGGTCAGCCATGTTTCCATTGATGTGAAACAAGGTGAGATTGTGGGGTTGCTGGGACCGAACGGTGCCGGTAAGACCACTTCTTTTTATATGACCGTGGGATTGATTACTCCCAACGAGGGGCGCATTTTTCTGGATGATCTGGAGATTACGAAATATCCGGTTTACAAGCGGGCACAGACCGGCATCGGTTATTTGGCTCAGGAAGCTTCCGTGTTCCGTCAGATGAGTGTGGAAGATAATATCGCTTCCGTCCTCGAGATGACGAACAAATCAAAAGAGTATCAAAAGGATAAGTTGGAGAGCCTGATAGCAGAGTTCCGTTTGCAAAAGGTACGCAAGAATAAAGGTAATCAGTTGTCCGGAGGCGAGCGTCGTCGTACGGAGATTGCCCGTTGCTTGGCTATCGATCCGAAGTTTATCATGCTTGATGAACCTTTTGCGGGTGTCGACCCCATAGCAGTGGAAGATATTCAGCAGATAGTCTGGAAGTTGAAAGATAAAAACATTGGCATCCTTATTACCGACCATAACGTACAGGAGACTTTGAGCATTACCGACCGTGCTTATCTGCTGTTTGAAGGGAAAATTCTTTTTCAGGGAACACCGGAAGAACTTGCTGAAAATAAAATCGTACGAGAGAAGTATTTGAGTAACAGTTTTGTGCTTCGTCGGAAGGATTTTCAAATGGTGAAAGATTGA